One segment of Anastrepha obliqua isolate idAnaObli1 chromosome 3, idAnaObli1_1.0, whole genome shotgun sequence DNA contains the following:
- the LOC129241493 gene encoding acyl carrier protein, mitochondrial isoform X2: MSLTQVVRSCSRFAATANTLRVTAAVSSAVQPQLRMMHRINVNTPAMSILLQQHAYKTKSYEIRNYASAKRSLEEIQDRVLKVVASYDKVTADKLSVDSHFINDLGLDSLDHVEVIMAMEDEFGFEIPDSDAEKLLKPADIIKYVADKEDIYD; this comes from the exons ATGTCACTAACACAAGTTGTACGTAGTTGCAGTCGATTTGCTGCTACAGCAAACACACTGCGTGTGACTGCCGCAGTTTCATCCGCTGTCCAGCCACAACTGCGTATGATGCACAGGATTAACGTCAACACACCTGCCATGAGCATTTTGCTGCAGCAA CATGCATACAAAACAAAGTCATACGAGATTCGCAACTATGCATCAGCTAAACGTAGTTTGGAGGAAATTCAAGATCGTGTTTTGAAAGTAGTTGCAAGCTATGATAAAGTGACCGCTGATAAG CTCAGCGTGGACTCGCATTTCATTAATGATCTTGGTCTCGACTCACTGGACCATGTTGAGGTGATTATGGCGATGGAAGACGAATTTGGTTTCGAAATTCCCGATTCAGATGCCGAAAAGTTGCTTAAGCCTGCCGacataataaaatatgttgCCGACAAGGAAGACATATATGATTAA
- the LOC129241493 gene encoding acyl carrier protein, mitochondrial isoform X1 has translation MSLTQVVRSCSRFAATANTLRVTAAVSSAVQPQLRMMHRINVNTPAMSILLQQNKSAWQSQSVRNYSAKPPLTLKLISERVLLVLKLYDKVDPSKLSVDSHFINDLGLDSLDHVEVIMAMEDEFGFEIPDSDAEKLLKPADIIKYVADKEDIYD, from the exons ATGTCACTAACACAAGTTGTACGTAGTTGCAGTCGATTTGCTGCTACAGCAAACACACTGCGTGTGACTGCCGCAGTTTCATCCGCTGTCCAGCCACAACTGCGTATGATGCACAGGATTAACGTCAACACACCTGCCATGAGCATTTTGCTGCAGCAA AACAAATCTGCCTGGCAATCACAATCGGTGCGAAACTATTCTGCAAAGCCGCCACTTACACTTAAATTGATCAGCGAACGTGTCTTGCTCGTACTGAAACTCTATGACAAGGTTGATCCTAGCAAG CTCAGCGTGGACTCGCATTTCATTAATGATCTTGGTCTCGACTCACTGGACCATGTTGAGGTGATTATGGCGATGGAAGACGAATTTGGTTTCGAAATTCCCGATTCAGATGCCGAAAAGTTGCTTAAGCCTGCCGacataataaaatatgttgCCGACAAGGAAGACATATATGATTAA
- the LOC129241495 gene encoding uncharacterized protein LOC129241495, with translation MSINWKSSLIDDMLTDLAISRQSMAQQSNTISDIIDKSNNILLQIETTRCNANHSSTNSSNTTHRIYSCKKETVQTLAKIIENSPQLFSANMQTLSAGLSQNSDHFEQYLEQSRQRAEYLSSCVRKLLVIGDTITQMKAVLQEESDADTSENDDSHWSE, from the exons ATGAGTATTAACTGGAAATCTAGCTTAATCGATGATATGCTAACGGATTTAG CAATCAGCCGGCAATCGATGGCTCAGCAGTCTAACACAATTTCGGATATTATCGACAAGTCGAACAACATACTACTACAAATTGAGACCACCCGCTGCAACGCAAATCACTCTAGCACTAATTCATCTAATACAACACACAGAATATATTCTTGCAAAAAGGAAACTGTGCAGACGTTGGCTAAAATCATCGAAAACTCTCCTCAGCTGTTCAGTGCAAATATGCAAACACTCTCAGCCGGACTGAGTCAAAACAGTGATCATTTCGAACAGTACTTAGAGCAGAGTCGTCAACGTGCCGAATATCTGAGTAGTTGCGTGCGCAAGCTGCTTGTTATTGGCGATACCATCACCCAAATGAAAGCTGTCTTACAAGAGGAATCAGACGCTGATACCTCTGAAAATGACGACTCACACTGGAGTGAATAA
- the LOC129241494 gene encoding augmin complex subunit msd5 — protein MSEFTDFEELSKHIYKNYKEHEKNIKENRVKTSIISLSDFYEGYQREIKEINSEITPSRDNPKVTDFADIFKTFEEYPSNLQKPKRQPTREQLQRMNSTTARDMTIMISSSEQSPCSTSLQNLIRSTAELPSASEIYTDFRKFQQKLAQFLAEVEQHECVKSYESKLDQLCAFGKQLEKLRPTTNNSGPAFTEQEEIKLQAILTHLEQLNYIRENQEIFSNGTLTVNGQSARSESFMNLITYLFNTVSNM, from the coding sequence atgtcagAATTTACTGATTTCGAAGAACTTTCCAAACACatatataaaaactataaagaacatgagaaaaatattaaagagaATAGAGTTAAAACTTCAATAATTAGTCTCTCCGATTTTTATGAAGGTTATCAGCGAGAAATCAAGGAAATAAATTCGGAGATTACACCTTCGAGAGACAATCCTAAAGTGACTGACTTTGCAGACATATTTAAAACATTTGAGGAATACCCATCTAACTTGCAGAAGCCAAAGCGCCAGCCTACCAGAGAGCAACTGCAGCGTATGAATAGTACTACGGCACGGGATATGACCATAATGATAAGTTCGAGTGAACAATCACCTTGCAGCACGTCGCTGCAGAATTTAATACGTAGCACAGCAGAGCTGCCTTCAGCATCGGAAATCTATACCGACTTTAGAAAGTTTCAGCAGAAACTCGCACAATTTTTAGCCGAAGTAGAGCAACATGAATGTGTAAAGTCATATGAAAGTAAATTAGACCAATTGTGTGCATTTGGTAAACAATTGGAGAAACTACGCCCAACTACGAATAATTCCGGACCAGCATTCACGGAGCAAGAGGAAATAAAGCTTCAAGCTATACTTACCCATCTAGAACAGCTTAATTATATACGTGAAAACCAAGAAATATTCTCGAATGGTACTCTTACAGTGAATGGACAGTCAGCGCGTAGTGAGAGCTTCATGAATttaataacatatttatttaatactgtTTCTAATATGTAA
- the LOC129241496 gene encoding uncharacterized protein LOC129241496 encodes MFLFWNRSSSRNVNPAAQRTREALGEDFVRKLDALHDDALRTGLVTTLDLQEAFRKSRDADHNPNRINLWYVLGILAFIMIVTPIFYELITFLLGVRCFLPNNYIVWEATRPISDCGFCRDVSGPKILQNLTREEFAPFAYSSQPIIIKNAVAHWTAKKILNFEFLKDLYERIPGAIDEECPFLHFRSDLKSLRDVLAMSSARSNLTAGQTPWYVGWSNCHPIVLEELRKLYPRPHFLPVDAEMPNTDYIFIGYEQGDFMHLDYIPRLMWQAQLQGNKSWIVAPTPECDHVCQSFSFYVEPGDAVLVDTRIWYHGSSIPNKGQFALTIQSEYG; translated from the exons ATGTTTttg TTCTGGAACCGGTCATCTTCTCGAAATGTCAATCCTGCTGCACAACGTACACGCGAAGCTCTTGGTGAAGATTTTGTTAGGAAACTAGACGCATTGCATGACGATGCTTTGCGCACGGGTCTAGTAACTACTTTGGATTTACAGGAGGCGTTTAGGAAATCTCGCGACGCTGACCATAATCCGAATAGAATTAATTTATGGTATGTTTTGGGAATTCTGGCCTTCATAATGATCGTGACGcctatattttatgaattaattACATTCCTATTGGGAGTGCGTTGCTTTCTGCCCAATAACTATATTGTGTGGGAGGCAACGCGGCCCATAAGTGATTGCGGGTTCTGCAG AGATGTTTCAGGACCAAAGATTTTACAAAATCTAACACGTGAAGAGTTCGCACCTTTTGCCTATTCATCGCAaccaattataataaaaaatgcagttGCACATTGGAcagcaaagaaaatattaaattttgagttTCTTAAAGATTTATATGAACGTATTCCCGGCGCCATCGATGAAGAGTGTCCTTTTCTGCATTTTCGCTCGGACCTTAAATCCTTACGTGATGTGCTTGCGATGTCTAGTGCGCGTTCCAATCTAACTGCAGGGCAAACGCCATGGTACGTTGGCTGGAGCAATTGCCATCCAATAGTTTTAGAAGAACTACGTAAACTTTATCCCCGCCCCCATTTTTTGCCCGTCGACGCAGAGATGCCTAACACTGACTATATTTTTATCGGTTATGAGCAAGGCGATTTTATGCAT TTGGATTATATTCCGCGACTTATGTGGCAAGCTCAGCTTCAAGGTAACAAAAGCTGGATTGTGGCACCCACACCGGAATGTGATCACGTATGCCAATCGTTTTCCTTTTATGTGGAACCCGGGGATGCAG tgttGGTCGACACAAGAATTTGGTATCACGGAAGTTCTATCCCCAATAAGGGGCAATTTGCGCTCACTATCCAGTCGGAGTATGGTTGA
- the LOC129241499 gene encoding porphobilinogen deaminase — protein sequence MTNDKEKTIRVGSRKSELALIQTKHVIARLQKLYPKKKFEIHTMSTIGDRVLNISLPKIGEKSLFTRDLEDALRNGGVDFVVHSLKDLPTALPTGMAIGAVLEREDARDALVLREDYKGHTIETLPEGSVIGTSSLRRTAQIRRQYPQLIVCDIRGNLNTRLAKLDANNSKFAGIILAQAGLVRMGWESRISQVLEPTDLLYAVGQGALAVECRAKDEEVLAMLRSLMCLSTTCRILAERSFLKTLGGGCSAPVAVWSNLDGDLLETNQNNSNSALSLVGAVWSLDGSTEIRDKKACTFAIENVKRKANDDNNGNLVEDNDSSSGDQPRTKRRRSNDSNSPIQQHSPPVINDDAEAEKLSGAYSMGEIIEKHINLAQHCPVISADLNKIDTIKKVENSNGNANVDYHAGGDSNLNNPHCPLKMNVGQDFMGECPFVSKEEKVALATAGKCPITNELSKKREDETDNAAIAILPSTSKCPFASMHSSENGNEYSASAADTAAGKCPFLQKTVKMFDYADEEKPKPKSVPVLIEDVENLYCGLYQHACYNRELYIRSNALGQQLAEELIKKGALEVMKCAQAEIHNKV from the exons ATGACAAACGATAAAGAAAAGACTATACGTGTAGGCTCCAGAAAAAGTGAA TTAGCACTCATTCAGACGAAGCATGTCATTGCACGCTTGCAAAAACTCTATCCCAAAAAGAAATTCGAGATCC ATACCATGTCGACTATCGGTGACCGGGTACTCAACATATCACTGCCAAAAATCGGGGAGAAAAGTCTTTTCACACGTGATCTCGAAGATGCGCTACGCAACGGTGGCGTTGATTTTGTTGTACACTCACTAAAAGACCTGCCTACCGCACTGCCCACAGGCATGGCGATTGGTGCCGTACTCGAGCGAGAAGATGCCAGAGATGCTTTGGTGCTGCGTGAGGACTACAAGGGTCATACTATTGAAACCCTACCAGAGGGTAGTGTGATAG GCACCTCTTCCTTACGTCGTACAGCGCAAATCCGACGGCAGTATCCCCAACTGATCGTTTGCGATATACGAGGCAATCTAAACACGCGCCTTGCTAAATTGGATGCAAACAACTCGAAGTTTGCCGGCATAATACTCGCGCAAGCTGGTCTTGTGCGTATGGGGTGGGAGAGCCGCATCAGCCAAGTGTTAGAGCCGACCGATTTGCTTTATGCTGTCGGGCAAGGCGCACTAGCCGTTGAATGTCGTGCCAAGGATGAAGAAGTTTTGGCCATGTTGCGCAGTTTAATGTGTCTTTCGACAACATGCCGTATTCTGGCCGAGCGGAGCTTCCTCAAAACGTTGGGTGGTGGTTGCAGTGCACCTGTAGCGGTTTGGAGTAATTTAGACGGCGATTTATTGGAAACGAATCAGAATAACTCCAATAGTGCACTTTCTTTGGTGGGCGCCGTCTGGAGTTTAGATGGCTCCACCGAAATACGCGATAAAAAGGCCTGCACATTTGCCATAGAAAATGTTAAAAGGAAGGCGAACGATGACAATAATGGTAATTTAGTGGAAGACAACGATAGTAGTAGTGGCGATCAACCACGAACGAAACGACGGCGAAGCAACGACTCCAACAGCCCAATACAACAACACAGTCCACCCGTGATTAACGATGACGCCGAGGCGGAAAAGCTTTCCGGTGCCTATAGTATGggtgaaattattgaaaagcaCATAAATCTTGCACAACATTGTCCAGTAATTAGTGCTGACCTGAATAAGATTGACACTATCAAGAAAGTTGAAAACAGCAATGGCAACGCAAATGTGGATTATCACGCAGGCGGCGATTCCAATTTAAACAACCCACATTGTCCACTAAAAATGAATGTGGGTCAAGACTTTATGGGTGAGTGTCCATTCGTGAGTAAAGAAGAAAAGGTTGCATTAGCTACTGCGGGTAAATGTCCCATAACAAATGAGCTCTCGAAAAAGCGGGAAGATGAAACTGACAATGCTGCCATTGCGATATTGCCATCTACCTCAAAATGTCCGTTCGCCAGTATGCACAGCAGCGAAAACGGAAACGAATACTCAGCAAGTGCAGCAGATACTGCAGCGGGCAAGTGCCCTTTCCTACAGAAAACCGTTAAGATGTTTGATTATGCAGATGAAGAGAAACCAAAACCGAAATCGGTGCCGGTTCTGATCGAAGATGTGGAGAATCTCTACTGTGGTTTGTACCAGCATGCATGTTACAATCGGGAATTGTATATTCGAAGTAATGCCTTAGGTCAGCAGCTTGCCGAGGAGCTGATTAAAAAGGGTGCCTTAGAAGTAATGAAGTGCGCACAAGCGGAGATACACAACAAAgtttaa
- the LOC129241498 gene encoding LOW QUALITY PROTEIN: zinc finger protein CG2199 (The sequence of the model RefSeq protein was modified relative to this genomic sequence to represent the inferred CDS: deleted 1 base in 1 codon) has protein sequence MKSCNLCKHKYDKLFKPDEKLLDIKLGSVINIIFGDHQVEVSPNFLICTECALALIQTEIVLKRLSSALTNNKIIPNVGLNNSKCTAKNKNSDEVENHDKEDLDKSSKEVPDADAPNLDNTLIGWKFCCIHCEYTTEEPTTYKNHLISKHEVDNPRIYQCPHCTVTYKRANAIQKHINSAHGQKPVPKRRETIADVTPILLSSTTIHSQVNNDASEANKTCDGNQGNGENLPYEFDCTHCKYKTMHATWFKKHLQSKHQDEDARIYKCKQCHSTYVRQFALINHIAYEHEHKPRPKPQRRKSLATVFELDATGDKELLLSNIKFQTEEHNGDEVNGEIDNNNPNNQNGDISVNKTDDEQQNKEELTFQAPKTTSHNQLNSNEMPKPEWIFQCSYCEFESGKRKKYKTHLKTQHGDISDSDIYKCLYCPASFERYSLLQSHVPNKHSIDLTELSDTQALDSSQDHLQVRTTKKRKIEETPIESNESGHTKSTQDERASKRKKIEEKDQQKESCILCEKTFSTVDKLRTHVDKYHDGEAQFRSIEKKEAHLIGEKSLDTKLACPHPSCSKRFRSYSKMQQHVLDKHADLLS, from the exons ATGAAGTCTTGCAATTTGTGTAAACATAAATATGACAAACTATTCAAACCTGATGAAAAACTGCTGGACATAAAATTGGGCAgcgtaataaatattatatttggtgACCAT CAAGTTGAAGTCTCGCCGAACTTTCTTATCTGCACTGAATGTGCATTGGCGCTTATACAAACCGAGATAGTTTTAAAACGTCTTTCAAGCGCCTTgactaataacaaaataattccGAATGTCGggctaaataattcaaaatgtaCCGCGAAGAATAAGAACAGCGATGAAGTGGAAAACCACGATAAAGAAGATTTAGATAAATCAAGTAAAGAAGTACCCGATGCAGATGCACCTAATTTGGATAACACTTTGATTGGCTGGAAATTTTGTTGTATCCACTGTGAATATACAACAGAGGAACCAACAACATACAAAAATCACTTAATATCGAAACATGAGGTGGATAATCCACGTATTTACCAGTGCCCTCATTGCACGGTGACATATAAACGTGCGAATGCAATACAAAAACACATTAATTCCGCACATGGCCAAAAGCCAGTCCCGAAGCGCCGTGAAACAATTGCTGATGTTACTCCGATATTGTTGAGCAGCACCACTATTCACAGTCAAGTGAATAATGATGCTTCAGAAGCTAACAAGACATGTGATGGTAACCAaggaaatggtgaaaatttgcctTATGAATTTGATTGCACCCAttgcaaatataaaacaatGCATGCAACATGGTTCAAAAAACACTTGCAATCCAAACACCAAGACGAAGATGCCAGGATATATAAGTGCAAGCAATGC CATAGTACATACGTCCGACAATTTGCACTGATAAACCATATTGCTTATGAACATGAACATAAACCGCGCCCCAAACCTCAGCGACGCAAGTCTTTAGCTACAGTCTTTGAACTTGACGCCACAGGTGATAAAGAATTATTGCTGTCAAATATTAAATTCCAAACAGAAGAACATAATGGTGACGAAGTAAATGGTGAAATTGATAATAATAATCCAAATAATCAAAACGGAGATATATCGGTTAATAAAACTGATGATGAACAGCAAAACAAAGAAGAACTCACATTCCAAGCACCTAAAACAACCAGTCATAAccaattaaattcaaatgaaatgccTAAACCAGAATGGATTTTCCAGTGTTCGTATTGTGAGTTTGAAAgcgggaaaaggaaaaaatacaaaacgcatttaaaaactCAACATGGCGACATAAGCGATAGCGATATTTATAAATGTCTTTATTGTCCCGCATCATTTGAGCGCTATAGTTTGTTACAGAGTCACGTACCAAATAAGCATAGCATTGATTTAACGGAATTGAGTGATACCCAGGCTCTAGACTCTAGTCAAGACCACTTGCAGGTACGCACTACAAAGAAACGAAAAATCGAAGAAACTCCAATTGAATCAAACGAGTCTGGGCATACAAAATCCACTCAGGACGAGCGGGCGAGTAAacggaaaaaaattgaagagaagGATCAGCAAAAAGAATCTTGCATTCTATGtgagaaaacattttcaacagtCGATAAGTTACGTACTCACGTGGACAAATATCACGATGGTGAGGCGCAATTCCGTTCCATAGAAAAGAAAGAAGCTCACCTAATCGGTGAAAAATCTTTGGACACAAAGTTAGCATGCCCACATCCAAGCTGCTCGAAGCGCTTTCGCAGTTACTCGAAAATGCAGCAACATGTGCTCGATAAACATGCTGATTTACTAAGCTGA